The proteins below are encoded in one region of Ereboglobus luteus:
- a CDS encoding DJ-1 family glyoxalase III, with translation MPTVLALLPEGFEELEAIAPIDMLRRAGVEVTTASLTETLSVNGRNGITIQADATLSANPEKLHDMLLIPGGPGVKLLRADPRVSALVRAHAGAGRWLAAICAAPTVLNDAGLLAGLRYTCHTSVLNELPTALMQERVVVDANIITSRGAGTAIDFGLVLVKKLTTPEKAREIQASICA, from the coding sequence ATGCCAACAGTCCTTGCACTATTGCCGGAAGGTTTTGAGGAACTCGAAGCCATCGCCCCCATCGACATGCTCCGCCGCGCCGGAGTCGAGGTCACCACCGCCTCGCTCACGGAAACCCTCTCCGTAAACGGCCGCAACGGCATCACAATCCAAGCCGACGCCACACTTTCCGCAAACCCGGAAAAACTACACGACATGCTATTAATCCCCGGCGGCCCCGGAGTAAAACTCCTCCGCGCCGACCCGCGCGTCTCCGCGCTCGTGCGCGCCCACGCCGGGGCCGGCCGCTGGCTCGCCGCCATCTGCGCCGCGCCCACCGTCCTCAACGACGCGGGCCTCCTCGCCGGCCTCCGCTACACCTGCCACACATCCGTCCTCAACGAACTCCCCACCGCGCTCATGCAAGAACGCGTTGTTGTTGACGCCAACATCATCACCTCGCGCGGCGCCGGCACCGCGATCGACTTCGGACTGGTGCTCGTCAAAAAACTCACCACCCCCGAAAAGGCCCGCGAAATCCAAGCCTCCATTTGCGCCTGA
- a CDS encoding sigma-70 family RNA polymerase sigma factor gives MFNQTYQENTHAQHDETELTIALPFAPNRMPSPDAPPSFLEKYEAAAVESEPAGRSNLQLYLQEIGRTPLLTLEEETALARRILRGDKEARDHMIKANLRLVVRIARDYKDFGLPFLDLISEGNIGLIKAVERFDPDKGGKLSTYAAWWIKQSIKRALANQSKTIRLPVHLVEKISKLRRAAHALSEELGREPTDEELAAELQIPTAKVTHLKSVSARPSSLDAPVGSESDSAPLGELIGDENTANPFDSLRARNLSIDLRNMIDSLDPREAEIIKLRFGLGDAVEMTLEEIGKKFRITRERIRQLQNSALMKMRKAMAQNEALRSRAEIDEETRQRKRMEVIREFIEANSQAVS, from the coding sequence ATGTTCAATCAAACATACCAAGAAAACACACATGCACAGCATGATGAAACCGAACTGACAATCGCACTCCCCTTCGCGCCAAACCGCATGCCGTCGCCGGATGCGCCGCCGTCGTTTCTTGAAAAATACGAGGCCGCCGCCGTCGAGTCCGAGCCCGCCGGACGAAGCAACCTGCAACTCTACTTGCAGGAAATCGGCAGGACGCCGCTCCTCACCCTGGAGGAGGAAACCGCCCTCGCCCGCCGCATTCTCCGCGGCGACAAGGAGGCCCGCGACCACATGATCAAGGCCAACCTCCGCCTCGTCGTGAGAATCGCCCGCGATTACAAGGATTTCGGCCTCCCCTTCCTCGACCTCATCAGCGAGGGCAACATCGGCCTCATCAAGGCCGTCGAACGCTTTGACCCAGACAAGGGCGGAAAACTCTCCACCTACGCCGCGTGGTGGATCAAACAATCGATCAAGCGCGCCCTCGCCAACCAAAGCAAAACGATCCGCCTGCCCGTCCATCTCGTCGAAAAAATCTCGAAATTGCGCCGCGCCGCCCATGCGCTCAGCGAGGAGCTCGGACGCGAGCCGACCGACGAGGAACTCGCCGCCGAACTCCAGATTCCGACCGCCAAGGTTACGCACCTCAAGTCCGTCAGCGCCCGCCCAAGCTCGCTCGACGCACCCGTCGGCAGTGAGAGCGATTCGGCGCCCCTTGGAGAACTCATTGGCGATGAAAACACCGCGAACCCGTTTGACAGCCTGCGCGCGCGCAATCTCAGCATTGATCTTCGCAACATGATCGACTCGCTCGACCCGCGCGAAGCCGAAATCATCAAACTGCGCTTCGGCCTCGGAGACGCCGTCGAAATGACGCTTGAGGAAATCGGCAAAAAATTCCGCATAACGCGCGAACGCATCCGGCAGTTGCAAAACTCCGCCCTCATGAAAATGCGAAAAGCCATGGCGCAAAACGAGGCCCTGCGCTCGCGCGCCGAGATCGACGAGGAAACACGCCAGCGCAAACGCATGGAAGTGATCCGCGAGTTCATCGAGGCCAACTCGCAGGCGGTCTCGTAA
- a CDS encoding hemolysin family protein: MTSLSTELFVIFLLLLANGFFALSEIAVVSARKARLKQLADEGKTRAAVALATAISPTRFLSTVQIGITLIGYTNVAFSSETVGKKLDVLLAQVSWMPAFTREIAIALVVVVLTLSTVVLGELVPKRIALAYPERIAMWTAPILNKLAAVVSPLVALLSYLTEGFLRIFGLNKAPKDSPVSDEEVNILIEQGLHAGVFNKAEQEMVEGVLELDQMAVTAIMTPRPKIVFLNLDDTEEVNWRKIVASGHSYFPVYQGSRDHVLGMVAVKALWAHSAIGLKTNLKDLLVSPLVVPETMMAMHLLESFKKTGKHIALITDEFGAIQGLVTLIDVLEAIVGDLPAQDSREAPASKQREDGSWLIDATLTTGDLKSLLNIDELPHEEEADFQTLGGFMVTNFGRIPASGDFFEYAGWRFEIVDMDRHRVDKVLVSKTKTDAPDETTK, translated from the coding sequence ATGACCAGCCTTTCAACCGAACTTTTTGTCATTTTCCTTTTGTTGCTGGCCAACGGCTTTTTTGCGCTCTCGGAGATTGCAGTCGTCTCGGCCCGCAAGGCTCGCCTGAAGCAGCTCGCCGACGAGGGTAAGACGCGCGCCGCGGTCGCGCTCGCCACGGCGATCTCGCCGACCCGCTTTCTGTCCACCGTGCAAATCGGAATCACGCTGATCGGTTACACGAATGTCGCATTCAGTAGCGAGACCGTCGGCAAAAAACTGGATGTGTTGCTGGCGCAGGTGTCGTGGATGCCGGCGTTCACGCGGGAAATCGCCATCGCGCTGGTTGTTGTTGTGCTGACGCTGAGCACGGTTGTCCTGGGCGAACTGGTGCCGAAACGAATCGCCCTTGCGTATCCCGAGCGCATCGCGATGTGGACGGCGCCCATCCTCAACAAGCTCGCCGCCGTGGTCTCGCCGCTTGTCGCGTTGCTGTCATATTTGACCGAGGGATTTCTGCGCATTTTCGGACTAAACAAGGCGCCGAAGGACTCGCCTGTCTCGGACGAGGAAGTCAACATACTCATCGAGCAGGGATTGCACGCGGGCGTGTTTAACAAGGCCGAGCAGGAAATGGTGGAAGGCGTGCTCGAACTCGACCAGATGGCCGTGACCGCGATCATGACGCCCCGCCCGAAGATTGTTTTTCTCAACCTCGACGACACCGAGGAGGTGAACTGGCGCAAAATCGTGGCGAGCGGCCATTCGTATTTTCCCGTTTACCAAGGCAGCCGCGATCATGTGCTCGGCATGGTTGCCGTGAAGGCGCTCTGGGCGCATTCGGCGATCGGGTTAAAAACCAATTTGAAGGACCTGCTCGTTTCGCCGCTGGTGGTGCCGGAGACGATGATGGCAATGCACCTCCTGGAGTCGTTCAAGAAGACCGGCAAGCACATCGCGCTTATAACCGACGAGTTCGGCGCGATCCAGGGGCTCGTCACGCTCATTGACGTGCTCGAGGCGATTGTCGGCGACCTGCCCGCGCAGGACAGCCGCGAGGCGCCCGCATCGAAACAGCGCGAGGACGGTTCGTGGCTGATCGACGCCACGCTGACCACGGGGGACTTAAAATCGCTGCTCAACATCGACGAGCTTCCCCACGAGGAGGAGGCGGATTTTCAAACGCTCGGCGGTTTTATGGTGACGAATTTCGGACGCATTCCAGCGTCCGGGGACTTCTTTGAATACGCGGGCTGGCGCTTCGAAATCGTGGACATGGACCGCCACCGCGTGGACAAGGTGCTCGTGAGCAAAACGAAAACGGACGCGCCCGACGAGACGACGAAGTAA
- the fmt gene encoding methionyl-tRNA formyltransferase — protein sequence MLRLVFMGSDPIALPLLNWIAGADGAQHARIVAVYTQPDRPSGRGMKIRPNAIKTWALERGIPVHQPEKLTDETRAELAALEPDLSLVMAYGHILRDDFINTPRLGTLNLHTSLLPKYRGASPIQTAIACGERETGVSLMRIVRKLDAGPVADVERVRIENLDTALDVEQKLAAACVPLIARALPRLATGELQFTEQNEADATFCRRLDKADGALDFNVPAAVLAARINGLYPWPACSVEINGTYPIKFGQADSVEWTIPTWMSILSGYKGKVSCVSFGNTLMWGAGGLAGTADPLPPGTILPSDTSIIHIATADGILRIHRLQRPYGKMVPAADFQVGWSISPGKQLSSQPMTKLLS from the coding sequence ATGCTCCGCCTTGTTTTCATGGGTTCCGACCCGATCGCGCTGCCGCTCCTCAACTGGATTGCCGGTGCCGACGGCGCACAGCACGCGCGCATCGTCGCTGTTTACACGCAACCCGACCGCCCCTCGGGGCGCGGCATGAAAATCCGGCCCAACGCCATAAAAACGTGGGCGCTCGAGCGCGGCATCCCCGTGCACCAGCCGGAAAAACTCACCGACGAAACCCGCGCCGAACTCGCCGCGCTCGAGCCCGACCTCTCGCTCGTCATGGCCTACGGGCACATCCTGCGCGACGACTTCATCAACACGCCCCGCCTCGGCACGCTCAACCTCCACACCTCGCTGCTCCCCAAGTATCGCGGCGCCTCGCCGATCCAGACGGCCATCGCGTGCGGCGAGCGCGAAACCGGCGTCTCGCTCATGCGCATCGTCCGAAAACTCGACGCCGGCCCCGTCGCCGACGTTGAGCGCGTGCGTATCGAAAATCTGGATACGGCGCTCGACGTGGAGCAAAAACTCGCCGCCGCCTGCGTCCCACTCATCGCCCGCGCGCTTCCCCGACTAGCAACCGGCGAGCTTCAGTTCACCGAACAAAACGAGGCGGACGCCACCTTTTGCCGGCGCCTTGACAAGGCAGACGGCGCGCTCGACTTCAACGTCCCCGCCGCCGTGCTCGCCGCCCGCATCAACGGCCTTTATCCGTGGCCCGCGTGCAGCGTCGAAATCAACGGCACCTACCCGATAAAATTCGGCCAGGCAGATAGTGTGGAATGGACCATTCCCACATGGATGAGCATACTGTCGGGTTACAAGGGCAAGGTTAGTTGTGTGTCATTTGGCAATACCCTGATGTGGGGAGCCGGCGGCCTGGCTGGCACGGCAGATCCGCTCCCGCCCGGCACCATCCTCCCCTCTGACACCAGCATCATCCACATCGCCACTGCCGACGGCATCCTCCGCATTCACCGCCTGCAACGCCCATACGGCAAAATGGTTCCCGCGGCCGACTTCCAGGTCGGCTGGTCCATCAGCCCCGGCAAGCAACTGAGCTCGCAGCCCATGACAAAATTACTCTCGTAG
- the der gene encoding ribosome biogenesis GTPase Der: MSRSVVIVGRPNVGKSRLFNRLARKRISIVHDKPGITRDVVATRIADGDYTLQDTGGLGLKGGETPAQLIAASEKQVSFAIDTATLILFVVDGLEGLTALDTRIAAELRKGKKPVLLVVNKADFGEEKIDIAEAYRLGLGEPLFISAEHGRGETDLRTAIKNHLDASDTAEAVETQEDAPRPLCVCFIGRPNVGKSSLSNRLLRSDRLIVSDVPGTTRDAVTHDFQFRGRDKKLHPFRLIDTAGIKAATKLASPVEYFSRLRSLDSIKETDVVFVVLDAMEGVTQQDKAIAGEAIKEHKPIIVVVNKWDLVHKAFADGTTASTALRGFKNEREYREKYEKAVFEQLYFTPGAPLIFVSAMSGYEVSRMLNSAVKLHRVLDKKIPTARLNKLIVHLAERTPPPAVAGRRFRIYYATQTSNHPFRIKIFCNREGNLAENYRRYLEAGVINEFDLHGCPVYFDLVGKKIDPERVGKYSDEKRAHLARLRKNSPVDETPGGDDDDFQPFETIED, translated from the coding sequence ATGTCCCGCTCCGTTGTCATCGTAGGTCGTCCCAATGTCGGCAAAAGCCGCCTCTTCAACAGGCTCGCTCGCAAGCGCATTTCCATTGTCCACGACAAGCCCGGCATCACGCGCGACGTCGTCGCTACGCGCATCGCCGACGGCGACTACACGCTCCAGGACACCGGCGGACTCGGGCTCAAGGGCGGAGAGACGCCCGCGCAACTCATCGCCGCGTCCGAAAAGCAGGTCTCCTTCGCCATCGACACGGCCACGCTCATCCTCTTTGTCGTCGACGGACTCGAAGGCCTCACAGCGCTCGACACACGCATCGCCGCCGAGCTGCGCAAAGGCAAAAAGCCCGTGCTCCTCGTCGTAAACAAGGCCGATTTCGGCGAGGAAAAAATCGACATCGCCGAAGCCTACCGACTCGGCCTCGGCGAGCCCCTCTTCATCTCCGCCGAGCATGGACGCGGCGAAACCGATCTTCGCACCGCGATTAAAAATCACCTCGACGCCAGCGACACCGCCGAGGCAGTTGAAACACAAGAGGACGCGCCGCGCCCGCTCTGCGTCTGTTTCATCGGGCGCCCCAACGTCGGCAAATCCTCGCTCTCAAACCGACTCCTCCGCTCCGACCGCCTCATCGTCAGCGACGTGCCCGGCACCACGCGCGACGCGGTCACCCACGATTTCCAATTCCGGGGACGCGACAAAAAACTCCACCCATTCCGCCTCATCGACACCGCCGGCATCAAGGCCGCGACCAAGCTCGCATCGCCCGTCGAATATTTTTCGCGCCTCCGCTCGCTCGACTCGATCAAGGAAACCGACGTCGTCTTTGTGGTCCTCGACGCCATGGAAGGCGTCACCCAGCAGGACAAGGCCATCGCCGGCGAAGCCATCAAGGAGCACAAACCCATCATCGTCGTCGTCAACAAATGGGATCTCGTGCACAAGGCTTTCGCCGACGGCACGACCGCCTCCACCGCCCTGCGCGGTTTCAAAAACGAGCGCGAATACCGCGAGAAATACGAGAAGGCTGTTTTTGAGCAGCTCTACTTCACGCCCGGCGCGCCCCTCATCTTTGTCTCAGCCATGAGCGGCTACGAAGTGTCGCGCATGTTGAATAGCGCCGTGAAACTCCACCGTGTCCTCGATAAAAAAATCCCCACCGCGCGACTCAACAAACTCATCGTCCACCTCGCCGAGCGCACACCGCCGCCCGCCGTCGCCGGCCGCCGCTTCCGCATCTACTACGCCACGCAAACCAGCAATCACCCCTTCCGGATAAAAATTTTCTGCAACCGCGAGGGAAACCTCGCCGAAAATTACCGCCGCTACCTGGAAGCCGGCGTCATCAACGAATTCGATCTCCACGGCTGCCCCGTTTATTTCGACCTCGTCGGCAAAAAAATCGACCCCGAGCGCGTCGGCAAATACAGCGACGAAAAACGCGCGCATCTCGCCCGCCTCCGTAAAAACTCGCCCGTCGACGAAACTCCCGGCGGAGATGACGACGATTTTCAACCTTTCGAAACAATCGAGGACTGA
- a CDS encoding ExbD/TolR family protein, translated as MSRFVRRPRQSHPIAELNVTNLIDLGFTLLIIFMIATPLINQEQTIPVNLPIQSPSEGLKPDPKTQFIAVTIREQGDYFIDQQLVTLTELRTRLKAIGANPANIVIRIRADGNVPYQKIISLIDDLKQNNLNKVTFDTQAGA; from the coding sequence ATGTCCCGTTTTGTCAGACGCCCGCGCCAGTCGCACCCGATCGCAGAGTTGAACGTCACCAACCTGATCGACCTCGGCTTCACGCTTCTGATCATCTTCATGATCGCCACGCCCCTGATCAATCAGGAGCAAACCATTCCCGTAAACCTGCCCATCCAATCTCCATCCGAAGGCCTGAAGCCCGATCCGAAAACCCAATTCATCGCCGTCACCATCCGCGAACAAGGCGACTACTTCATCGATCAACAACTGGTCACGCTCACCGAACTCCGCACCCGCCTCAAGGCCATTGGCGCAAACCCGGCAAACATCGTCATCCGTATCCGCGCCGACGGCAACGTGCCCTACCAGAAAATCATTTCGCTGATCGACGATCTCAAGCAGAACAACCTAAACAAAGTAACCTTCGACACCCAGGCTGGAGCGTAG
- a CDS encoding MotA/TolQ/ExbB proton channel family protein, whose amino-acid sequence MYSILASISVVDVFMRCDLVGKVIVCGLAVASIIAWAVMIGKRNDLAQLRRLNLAFDQHLRDQRSLLDLPESYRNKRSIPYGDLFADAINAYWRAAEIGKAKGIDTKQYRLEHTENALQRALSRQILNYESSMVFLASIVSGAPFLGLLGTVWGVMESFSAVSVQQTASIQTLAPGVSSALLTTVAGLVVAIPSMFGYNYLFSNNKRLITELENFASSLSDRIELESQ is encoded by the coding sequence ATGTATTCGATTCTGGCAAGTATTTCCGTTGTTGATGTGTTCATGCGCTGCGATCTTGTCGGCAAGGTCATCGTGTGCGGGCTCGCCGTGGCCAGCATCATCGCATGGGCCGTGATGATCGGCAAACGCAACGACCTCGCGCAACTCCGCCGGCTCAATCTCGCCTTCGACCAGCACCTCCGCGACCAGCGCTCGCTGCTCGATCTCCCCGAGTCCTACCGCAACAAACGCTCGATCCCCTACGGCGACCTTTTCGCCGACGCAATCAACGCCTACTGGCGCGCCGCCGAAATAGGCAAGGCCAAGGGAATCGACACAAAACAATACCGTCTCGAGCACACCGAAAACGCCCTCCAGCGCGCCCTCTCGCGCCAGATCCTCAACTACGAGTCGAGCATGGTGTTTCTCGCCTCGATCGTGTCCGGCGCGCCCTTCCTCGGGCTGCTCGGCACCGTCTGGGGCGTCATGGAATCTTTCAGCGCCGTTTCCGTGCAGCAAACCGCGAGCATCCAGACACTCGCGCCGGGCGTCTCCTCCGCGCTCCTCACCACGGTCGCCGGCCTCGTGGTCGCGATCCCCTCGATGTTCGGCTACAATTATCTTTTCTCAAACAACAAACGCCTCATCACCGAGCTCGAAAACTTCGCCAGCTCCCTCTCCGACCGCATCGAACTCGAATCACAGTAA
- the ribH gene encoding 6,7-dimethyl-8-ribityllumazine synthase yields MSLDTPKPQSINGAAFKVGIVAARFNGVLVDALLHQAYETLVSAGVKEKNIRIHRVPGSNEAPSAVQLLAASQKPDVLIALGVLIRGDTIHYEVIADASAHALQRVALDTRTPVINGIIVAENQQQAKTRCLGKIARGSEFAHTALEMAALKKTLSAKK; encoded by the coding sequence ATGAGTCTCGACACGCCCAAGCCACAATCCATCAACGGCGCCGCTTTCAAGGTCGGCATCGTAGCCGCGCGCTTCAACGGCGTGCTCGTCGATGCGCTTCTGCATCAGGCATACGAGACGCTCGTCAGCGCCGGCGTTAAGGAAAAAAACATCCGCATTCACCGCGTGCCCGGCTCGAACGAGGCGCCCTCCGCCGTGCAACTGCTCGCCGCCTCGCAAAAGCCCGATGTTCTCATCGCGCTCGGCGTGCTCATCCGCGGCGACACCATCCATTATGAAGTGATCGCCGACGCCTCCGCGCACGCACTCCAGCGGGTCGCGCTCGACACGCGCACGCCGGTCATCAACGGCATTATTGTCGCCGAAAACCAGCAGCAGGCAAAAACGCGCTGCCTCGGCAAGATTGCGCGCGGCAGCGAGTTCGCGCACACCGCGCTCGAAATGGCCGCGTTGAAGAAAACCCTTTCCGCAAAAAAA